The following DNA comes from Mycobacteriales bacterium.
GCCAGATCGCCGACGCCCAGAGCGCGCAGCGAACCTCCGGCACCACCGACTGGTACGCCTTCACCGTCGCGTTCAAGGGCGTCCTCCTCGAAGGCCTCGAAGTCGTCTTCATCGTGCTGACCTTCGGCGCCAACCAGGGCAGCATCCCGCTCGCCGTCGTCGGCGCCGCGGCCGCGGTCGTGCTCGTGGTCGCCGTCGGTGTGGCAGTACGTGGACCGCTCGAGCGGGTCCCGGAAAACACCCTGAAGTACGTCGTCGGCATCATGCTCACGAGCTTCGGCGTCTTCTGGGGCGCCGAGGGCGCCGGCGCGCACTGGCCGGGCAGCGACGCGGCGATCCTGGTCATCATCGCGGTCCTCACCGTCACCGCGCTCGTCCTGACCCGCATGCTGCGCCGGCAGCAGAATCTTCCCGCCGGCCGGGTCGGGGCGGACCGGGAGGCCACCTCATGAGCCGGCGACTCGCCGCATTCGGAGCGTTCTGGTACGACTTCGTCGTCGGCGACGACTGGCGTCTCGCCGTCGGCGTGGTGATCGCGCTCGGGCTCACCGCCATCCTCGCCGCCGCGTCCGTGGCCGCCTGGTGGGCGACTCCGGTCGTGGTCGTCGTGCTGCTGGTGGTGTCGGTGACCCGCGCCGGCCGTCCCCCGCGCTGACCCCTCAGACCGGCCGGTAGACGCCGCGCAGCAGGGGTACGACGCCGGGCGCGGACAACACGTCGGTGGAGTCGGCGAACTGGTCGACCGAGCCGATCAGCGGCAGCGCCCGCAACGTCGGGTCGGATACCTCCGCGAGGCAGGCATCGACGAAGCGGTCGGCCATGAGTACCCGGAACGGCCGGTCGTAGTAGCCCCGGGTCGACGGGTCGACCGGCGCGGTCACGGCGGTGGCGTTGTGCCGGCGGGCCAGCGTCTCGTAGGCCTCCGCCAGAGCATTTTCGCGGGCCGGCTGGTCCCCGGCGTCCACGACGCGGTCGAGGATCGGCGCGAGCTCCGCGGCACCGGCGAGGCGGGAGAACGCCGTACCGAACCACTTGGCGTAAGGCCAGTACTGCCGCTCCAGCAGGAAGGTCAGGCGCATCACCTCGGTGACGAGCCGCGCTGCGATCAGCCTCGACCCCAGGCCGTCACCGACCTCGGCGGCGCGCCCGACGAACGCCTCCTCCTGGGTGATCCGCCGCCACTGACCGGCGAGCAGCCACAGCCACACGTCGTGCGGATACCAGCTGACGAGTTCGCGGACCCGCGCCACCTCGTGCTCGTCGTCGGCGTAGACAGCACCTCCGACGACCCCGAGCAGGCGCTGTTGCGGGAGCAGCAGCCAGTCGACCGGGTCCATCGGATCCCGCGGGTCGAGGCCGAGCTCCCCGCGCAGCCACCCGCTCAGCGTGGAGACCCCGATCCGGTGGTCGACGGCGGCGTTGTCCCACCCGTACCGGACCG
Coding sequences within:
- a CDS encoding DUF4037 domain-containing protein, which translates into the protein MTGGGHRSGRDLNEAFYREVIAPLLGDRPHAAALLGWGSDVLGYDTARSTDHGWGPRLQIFVDAAEVGDVRKTVDAGLPESFGGWPVRYGWDNAAVDHRIGVSTLSGWLRGELGLDPRDPMDPVDWLLLPQQRLLGVVGGAVYADDEHEVARVRELVSWYPHDVWLWLLAGQWRRITQEEAFVGRAAEVGDGLGSRLIAARLVTEVMRLTFLLERQYWPYAKWFGTAFSRLAGAAELAPILDRVVDAGDQPARENALAEAYETLARRHNATAVTAPVDPSTRGYYDRPFRVLMADRFVDACLAEVSDPTLRALPLIGSVDQFADSTDVLSAPGVVPLLRGVYRPV